The Flavobacterium commune genome contains a region encoding:
- a CDS encoding efflux RND transporter periplasmic adaptor subunit, with the protein MKKILSILSLSIVLFSCQQNKTEENTVVDSDLITVTATQFKSAGMELGSPTEQSFDVMVKATGKVDVPPQNRTQITSFVGGYVKSTQLLVGDKVVKGQALLTLENTEFLDIQKEYLEVAEQINYLKSEYFRQKTLFDEKITSQKNYLKAESDYRRAKGMYQSLKEKLKLLNINPANVEKGKLSSVVTIYAPISGDIVVMNAHLGMHINPSDVILEIIQTDHLHLELAIFEKDILKIKKEQDILFTVPEASKEVFNAKVHLVGKSIEGNDRTINIHAHLDDNIKQRLLTGMFVEANIIVDSKKALAIPKDALLNEENKNFILLLSKNKNGNYTFKKVAVTTGAVSEDYVEIIPDNQINKNSRILLKGAYEVAN; encoded by the coding sequence ATGAAAAAAATACTCTCTATACTTTCTTTATCAATTGTTTTGTTTTCTTGCCAGCAAAATAAAACAGAAGAAAATACTGTAGTTGATTCTGATTTAATTACAGTGACAGCTACCCAATTTAAATCAGCCGGGATGGAACTTGGCAGTCCAACAGAACAGTCTTTTGATGTTATGGTAAAAGCGACTGGTAAAGTGGATGTGCCTCCTCAAAATCGTACTCAAATCACTTCTTTTGTTGGAGGTTATGTAAAGTCAACTCAATTATTGGTTGGAGACAAAGTAGTGAAAGGACAGGCTTTATTAACTCTTGAAAACACCGAATTTTTAGATATTCAAAAAGAATATTTGGAAGTAGCTGAACAAATTAATTATTTGAAATCAGAATACTTTCGTCAAAAAACATTGTTTGATGAAAAAATTACTTCTCAGAAAAATTATCTAAAAGCGGAAAGTGATTATCGTCGGGCTAAAGGTATGTATCAAAGTTTGAAAGAAAAACTAAAATTGTTAAACATCAATCCTGCTAATGTTGAAAAAGGAAAGTTATCATCTGTTGTAACTATTTACGCGCCTATTTCAGGAGATATTGTGGTAATGAATGCTCATTTAGGAATGCATATTAATCCATCCGATGTGATTTTAGAAATTATCCAAACGGATCATTTGCATTTAGAATTGGCTATTTTCGAAAAAGACATTTTGAAAATTAAGAAAGAACAAGATATTCTATTTACTGTTCCGGAGGCTTCTAAGGAGGTTTTTAATGCTAAAGTTCATTTGGTGGGAAAGTCAATTGAAGGTAACGACAGAACGATAAATATTCATGCACATTTAGACGATAATATCAAACAACGATTGCTTACCGGAATGTTTGTGGAAGCCAATATTATTGTTGATTCTAAAAAAGCTTTAGCCATTCCTAAAGACGCTTTATTGAATGAAGAAAACAAAAATTTCATACTTTTATTAAGTAAAAACAAAAATGGTAATTATACTTTTAAAAAAGTAGCCGTTACTACTGGAGCAGTATCAGAGGATTATGTTGAAATAATTCCTGATAATCAAATCAATAAAAATTCCAGAATTTTGCTAAAAGGAGCTTATGAAGTTGCTAATTAA
- a CDS encoding VIT1/CCC1 transporter family protein: MNLQKLKSQLQTEVDTAFLYENIAAIQTDSNLTKVLNSLAEIENNHANHMLQKVRAVEPNYEMPAASSRAKIQLKAGKYFGYSSIISNLSNTEREFAEIAIKDKIAKGIKTSGFEHNHLNIIEAVSQNEALNVSGGLLSKFESRHKSVGGNALRAAVLGANDGLVSNMSLVMGVAGAAVSNNTILLTGIAGLLAGAISMALGEWLSVQSSRELNQRQIDLEMEEFEVSPEEEKKELVLLYQAKGMNADEAQKLAEKAFENPDTAMDAIIAEELGIDKEELGGSAWEAAIASFVLFSIGAIIPLYPFIFINGEKAILLSLASCVIGLFGIGAAITLLTGKSLWFSGLRQVLFGLVAAAITYGIGSLIGVSLAG; encoded by the coding sequence ATGAATCTACAAAAACTAAAAAGTCAGTTGCAAACCGAAGTTGATACTGCTTTTCTTTATGAAAATATAGCGGCTATACAAACGGATTCTAATTTAACTAAGGTTTTAAATAGCTTGGCAGAGATTGAAAACAATCATGCCAATCATATGCTTCAAAAAGTGAGGGCGGTTGAGCCTAATTACGAAATGCCAGCTGCTTCATCCAGGGCCAAGATACAACTCAAAGCAGGTAAGTATTTTGGATATAGCAGTATTATTAGTAATTTGTCAAATACCGAGAGAGAGTTCGCAGAAATTGCTATTAAAGACAAAATAGCCAAAGGAATTAAAACTTCAGGATTTGAACACAATCATTTGAATATTATTGAAGCTGTTAGTCAAAATGAAGCGCTCAATGTTTCGGGTGGTTTGTTGTCTAAATTTGAAAGCCGTCATAAATCAGTTGGGGGAAATGCTTTGCGTGCTGCCGTTTTAGGAGCTAATGACGGTTTGGTTTCCAATATGAGTTTGGTTATGGGAGTTGCGGGTGCTGCTGTTTCTAATAACACTATTCTGCTTACTGGAATTGCGGGACTTTTAGCAGGGGCTATTTCTATGGCTTTAGGCGAATGGCTATCAGTACAAAGTTCGAGAGAATTAAATCAGCGTCAAATAGATTTGGAGATGGAAGAGTTCGAAGTCTCTCCTGAAGAAGAAAAAAAAGAGTTGGTTTTGTTGTATCAGGCAAAAGGAATGAATGCTGATGAAGCTCAAAAATTAGCCGAAAAGGCATTTGAAAATCCTGATACCGCGATGGACGCTATCATTGCAGAAGAATTAGGAATTGATAAAGAAGAATTAGGAGGTTCTGCATGGGAAGCGGCTATAGCTTCTTTTGTGTTGTTTTCAATTGGAGCCATAATTCCTTTGTATCCGTTTATTTTTATCAATGGCGAAAAAGCAATTTTGTTAAGTTTAGCAAGCTGTGTTATTGGACTTTTCGGTATTGGAGCAGCGATTACTTTATTAACGGGTAAAAGTCTTTGGTTTTCAGGCCTTAGACAAGTTTTATTTGGATTAGTTGCTGCCGCAATAACTTATGGAATTGGTTCGCTCATAGGTGTTTCCCTAGCAGGATAA
- a CDS encoding DUF2231 domain-containing protein, translating into MNDAHLHMIVNHFPIVGPILGLLVLIGGLFFKNTPIKNTAYFLFITATVFTVFSMTTGEGAEEIVEDMPTIGHEIIHNHEELAEKFAIIMYLLGAVSVIGLITNIKKHSKANFFSYAILVISIVAVFFSTKVGTSGGEIRHTEIRPEKAFQNLNVESPE; encoded by the coding sequence ATGAATGATGCACATTTACATATGATTGTAAACCATTTTCCTATTGTTGGACCAATTTTAGGATTATTGGTTTTAATAGGTGGTCTGTTTTTTAAAAACACTCCAATTAAAAATACCGCTTATTTTTTATTTATAACAGCTACCGTTTTCACAGTGTTTTCTATGACAACCGGTGAAGGGGCGGAAGAAATAGTGGAGGATATGCCAACTATCGGGCATGAAATTATTCATAATCATGAAGAATTGGCGGAAAAATTTGCTATTATCATGTATTTATTAGGTGCTGTATCTGTTATTGGATTAATAACTAACATTAAAAAACATTCTAAAGCCAATTTCTTTTCGTATGCAATTTTAGTTATTTCGATAGTTGCTGTGTTTTTTTCAACAAAAGTGGGAACATCTGGAGGAGAAATTCGTCATACCGAAATTCGCCCTGAAAAAGCGTTTCAAAATCTTAATGTTGAAAGTCCGGAATGA
- the hisG gene encoding ATP phosphoribosyltransferase, whose translation MSTLKIAIQKSGRLNEESIQILKDAGISINNGIDQLKAEASNFPLEVLYLRNSDIPQYLIDGVVDIAIVGDNLLVEKGKNIEVIQKLGFSKCKVSIAVPKAFQYNSIQDLNGLRVATSYPNTVIDYCNSKGVTVDIHQISGSVEIAPNIGLADAIVDIVSSGSTLFKNNLKEVEVIFKSEAVLAVSPKVSAESQKIIDTLKFRIESVLRARKSKYILMNVPNDKIEAVSSILPVLKSATVMPLAQEGWSSVHTVIDKDTFWEVIDQLKAAGAEGILVCPIEKMVL comes from the coding sequence ATGAGTACGCTAAAAATTGCAATTCAAAAATCAGGTAGATTAAACGAAGAAAGTATCCAAATCCTAAAAGATGCGGGAATTTCTATCAACAATGGTATTGATCAGTTAAAGGCTGAAGCATCAAATTTTCCATTGGAAGTTTTGTATTTAAGAAACTCCGATATTCCTCAATATTTGATTGATGGAGTAGTGGATATTGCTATTGTAGGAGATAATTTATTGGTTGAAAAAGGAAAAAACATTGAAGTAATTCAAAAATTAGGTTTTTCTAAATGTAAAGTTTCTATTGCTGTACCAAAGGCGTTTCAATACAATTCTATTCAGGATTTGAATGGTTTACGTGTTGCGACATCTTATCCAAATACGGTGATTGATTATTGCAATTCAAAAGGAGTAACCGTTGATATTCACCAAATTTCCGGTTCGGTAGAAATTGCTCCAAATATTGGTCTGGCCGATGCAATTGTGGATATTGTTTCTAGCGGTAGTACTTTGTTTAAAAACAATTTGAAAGAAGTTGAAGTAATTTTTAAAAGTGAAGCAGTTTTAGCGGTTTCTCCAAAAGTTTCTGCTGAATCTCAAAAAATCATTGATACATTAAAATTCAGAATCGAATCGGTTTTAAGAGCTAGAAAATCAAAATACATTTTGATGAATGTGCCTAACGATAAAATCGAAGCGGTAAGCAGTATTCTTCCGGTATTGAAAAGTGCTACGGTGATGCCATTGGCTCAGGAAGGTTGGAGTAGTGTTCACACCGTAATTGACAAAGATACTTTTTGGGAAGTTATCGACCAATTGAAAGCAGCTGGTGCTGAAGGAATTTTGGTTTGCCCAATCGAGAAAATGGTGCTTTAA
- the hisD gene encoding histidinol dehydrogenase, which translates to MNKIYNPTPDTWDSILERPTKTVNDIEQTVKEIFAAVQKDGDVAVSNYTKQFDGVSFENIEVTAAEIDAAVATLPNDLKEAIALAKANVETFHQAQKTSRVSVETAPGVQCWQEKRPIQKVGLYIPGGTAPLFSTVLMLAVPAKIAGCNEIVLCSPPDKNGNINPAILYAANLCGVTKIIKVGGIQAIAGMTFGTQAIPKVYKIFGPGNQYVTVAKQLATQFGVAIDMPAGPSELLVVADDTAIPAFVASDLLSQAEHGTDSQVILVSTSKTMMDAVENEIQLQLEVLPRKAIAEKAIANSKLIFVENDAVALDLINEYGPEHFIVCTANNDFYVDGIQNAGSVFIGNYTPESAGDYASGTNHTLPTNGYAKNYSGVNLDSFMKSMTFQKISSEGIQNIGKAIEIMAEAEGLQAHKNAVTLRLAQIEKDNRK; encoded by the coding sequence ATGAATAAAATATACAATCCAACACCTGATACCTGGGATTCTATTTTGGAAAGACCAACTAAAACGGTAAACGATATAGAACAAACGGTAAAAGAAATTTTTGCTGCTGTTCAAAAAGACGGAGATGTAGCTGTTTCCAACTATACAAAGCAGTTTGATGGCGTAAGTTTTGAAAATATTGAAGTAACGGCTGCTGAAATCGATGCTGCTGTTGCGACTTTACCAAATGATTTGAAAGAAGCAATTGCCTTGGCAAAAGCCAATGTAGAAACTTTTCATCAAGCACAAAAAACGTCTCGCGTTTCAGTAGAAACTGCTCCAGGCGTGCAATGCTGGCAGGAAAAAAGACCAATTCAAAAAGTTGGTTTATACATTCCTGGAGGAACAGCGCCTTTATTTTCTACAGTGTTAATGTTAGCTGTTCCTGCTAAGATTGCTGGTTGCAACGAAATTGTTTTATGCTCTCCACCTGATAAAAACGGAAATATCAATCCTGCGATTTTGTACGCTGCTAATTTATGTGGTGTGACTAAAATTATCAAAGTAGGAGGAATTCAAGCGATTGCCGGAATGACTTTCGGTACGCAAGCAATCCCAAAAGTATATAAGATTTTCGGACCTGGAAATCAATATGTAACTGTAGCGAAACAATTAGCAACGCAATTTGGTGTGGCGATTGATATGCCTGCCGGACCATCTGAATTGTTGGTAGTGGCTGATGACACGGCTATTCCTGCTTTTGTAGCTTCTGATTTATTGTCGCAAGCAGAGCACGGAACTGACAGTCAGGTAATTTTAGTTTCTACTTCTAAAACGATGATGGATGCTGTTGAGAACGAAATTCAATTGCAATTAGAAGTGTTACCTCGTAAAGCCATTGCCGAAAAAGCCATTGCTAATTCGAAATTGATTTTTGTTGAGAATGATGCTGTTGCTCTGGATTTAATCAATGAATACGGGCCAGAACACTTTATTGTATGTACTGCCAATAATGATTTTTATGTAGATGGAATCCAAAATGCGGGTTCGGTTTTCATAGGGAATTATACGCCGGAAAGTGCCGGAGATTATGCTTCTGGAACTAATCATACTTTGCCGACAAACGGTTATGCTAAGAATTACAGCGGTGTGAATCTGGATAGTTTTATGAAATCGATGACTTTTCAAAAAATATCTTCCGAAGGAATTCAAAATATTGGGAAAGCTATTGAAATCATGGCCGAAGCCGAAGGATTGCAAGCACACAAAAATGCAGTTACTTTGAGATTAGCTCAGATAGAAAAAGATAATAGAAAATAG
- the hisC gene encoding histidinol-phosphate transaminase → MKNFDINSLVRDNVKVLKPYSSARDEFEDFDTANMVFLDANENPYQNGVNRYPDPQQASVKVVLAKNKGLSPKQILLGNGSDEVLDLLFRAFCEPKEDNVISLPPTYGMYGVLANINNVEHKEILLSESFQPRVEAILEAVTANTKIIFLCSPNNPTGNSFTEESVTTILEKFNGFVVIDEAYIDFSDKASWLAKLDQYPNLIITQTLSKAYGLAGIRLGICYGSPEVIAVLNKIKPPYNVNELTQQRALERLKDQSKIDNEITSIIAQREALLQVLDKVSFVEKIYPTEANFILVKVDDANKRYDELIAKGIVIRNRTTQPLCENCLRFTIGTEEENKKLMNALTELN, encoded by the coding sequence ATGAAAAATTTCGATATAAATAGTTTAGTTCGTGATAACGTAAAGGTGTTGAAGCCTTATTCGTCAGCACGTGATGAATTTGAAGATTTTGATACCGCTAATATGGTATTTTTGGATGCCAATGAGAATCCGTATCAAAATGGGGTAAACCGTTATCCAGATCCGCAACAAGCCAGTGTGAAAGTGGTTTTAGCCAAAAATAAAGGTTTGAGTCCTAAACAAATTTTGTTAGGAAATGGAAGTGACGAAGTACTGGATTTACTTTTTAGAGCTTTTTGTGAGCCAAAAGAAGACAATGTAATTTCGTTGCCTCCAACTTACGGAATGTATGGTGTTTTGGCAAATATCAACAACGTAGAACATAAAGAAATTTTACTTTCAGAAAGTTTCCAACCAAGAGTGGAGGCAATTTTAGAAGCGGTAACAGCAAACACCAAAATTATCTTTTTGTGTTCACCAAATAATCCAACAGGAAACTCTTTCACCGAAGAAAGTGTAACAACAATTTTAGAAAAATTCAATGGTTTTGTTGTAATTGACGAAGCTTATATTGACTTTTCTGATAAGGCGAGTTGGTTAGCCAAATTAGATCAATATCCTAATTTAATTATTACACAAACCTTGTCTAAAGCTTATGGTCTGGCAGGAATTCGTTTGGGGATTTGTTACGGTTCCCCTGAAGTGATTGCGGTTTTGAATAAAATAAAACCACCGTATAACGTAAACGAATTGACACAACAAAGAGCTTTGGAAAGATTAAAAGATCAATCAAAAATTGACAACGAAATCACCTCAATTATAGCACAAAGAGAAGCTTTATTGCAAGTTTTGGACAAAGTATCTTTTGTTGAGAAAATCTATCCAACAGAGGCTAATTTTATCTTGGTAAAAGTGGATGATGCCAACAAACGTTATGATGAATTAATTGCTAAAGGCATCGTAATCAGAAACAGAACTACGCAGCCTTTATGTGAAAACTGCTTGCGTTTTACTATTGGAACAGAAGAAGAGAATAAAAAGTTGATGAACGCATTAACAGAATTGAATTAA
- a CDS encoding DUF2846 domain-containing protein produces MKNIVFAILVSLIVTSFVSAQEKENLGTGKIYFLRSTGFQGSAVAFKTFIDGEFVCKLNNKKYSIHEVPVGKHECSVQFGGKTSKEKAEKFEVQVEPGKITYVQLVFETGVFINNIYCEEVTENTAKKKMEILVEDTKCL; encoded by the coding sequence ATGAAAAATATAGTATTTGCAATTTTAGTTTCTTTAATAGTTACTTCATTTGTTTCGGCTCAAGAAAAAGAAAATTTAGGAACTGGTAAAATCTATTTTTTGCGGTCAACAGGTTTTCAAGGTTCTGCAGTTGCATTCAAAACGTTTATAGATGGAGAATTTGTATGCAAATTGAATAATAAAAAGTATTCTATTCATGAAGTACCTGTTGGTAAACATGAATGTTCTGTGCAATTTGGAGGAAAGACATCTAAAGAAAAAGCGGAGAAGTTTGAAGTTCAAGTTGAACCAGGAAAAATAACTTATGTACAGCTTGTTTTTGAAACAGGTGTTTTTATTAATAATATTTATTGTGAAGAAGTAACTGAGAACACTGCTAAAAAGAAAATGGAGATATTAGTTGAAGACACAAAATGTCTTTAA
- the hisB gene encoding bifunctional histidinol-phosphatase/imidazoleglycerol-phosphate dehydratase HisB: protein MKKVLFIDRDGTIVLEPEGYQLDSLEKLEFYPKAFQYLAKIANELDYELAMVTNQDGLGTDSFPEDTFWPTQDFILKAFQNEGVLFDDIFIDRSFPEDNAPTRKPRTGMLTKYIDNPDYDLANSFVLGDRLTDVELAKNLGAKAIFMNTTDGAGSEEISAKREELDATIVLQSTDWKQIYEFLKLEARTASITRKTHETDIYIKLNLDGTGKSNIDTGIAFFDHMLDQISRHGQMDLDIKVKGDLEVDEHHTIEDTAIALGEVYAKALGNKLGIERYGFCLPMDDCLAQVAIDFGGRNWLIWETEFKREMVGKMPTEMFFHFFKSFSDGAKANINIKAEGDNEHHKIEAIFKAFAKAIKVAVKRDTEKMILPSTKGML from the coding sequence ATGAAAAAAGTACTTTTTATAGATCGTGATGGAACGATTGTTTTAGAACCGGAAGGATACCAATTAGACAGCCTGGAGAAATTAGAGTTTTATCCGAAAGCGTTTCAATATTTGGCTAAAATTGCTAACGAATTGGATTATGAATTAGCAATGGTAACCAATCAGGACGGTTTAGGAACAGATTCTTTTCCTGAAGATACTTTTTGGCCAACACAGGATTTCATTCTGAAAGCCTTTCAAAACGAAGGAGTGCTTTTTGATGATATTTTTATCGATCGTTCTTTTCCAGAAGATAATGCGCCTACACGCAAGCCTCGCACGGGAATGTTAACCAAATATATTGATAACCCAGACTACGATTTGGCAAACTCATTTGTTCTTGGTGACCGACTTACTGATGTGGAATTGGCTAAAAATCTTGGTGCTAAAGCCATCTTTATGAATACGACTGATGGCGCAGGAAGTGAAGAAATCAGTGCTAAAAGAGAAGAATTAGACGCTACAATAGTGTTACAATCTACTGATTGGAAACAAATATATGAGTTCTTAAAGTTAGAAGCGCGTACAGCTTCAATTACCAGAAAAACGCACGAAACAGATATTTACATCAAGTTAAATCTGGACGGAACCGGAAAGAGCAACATCGATACCGGAATTGCTTTCTTCGACCACATGTTAGACCAAATTTCGCGTCACGGACAAATGGACCTGGATATAAAAGTTAAAGGAGATTTGGAAGTGGATGAACACCATACAATCGAAGATACTGCGATTGCTTTAGGTGAAGTGTATGCAAAAGCCTTAGGGAATAAATTAGGAATTGAGCGTTACGGTTTCTGTTTGCCAATGGACGATTGTTTAGCCCAGGTGGCTATCGATTTTGGTGGAAGAAACTGGTTGATTTGGGAAACCGAATTCAAACGTGAAATGGTGGGAAAAATGCCAACTGAGATGTTTTTCCACTTTTTTAAATCATTTTCTGATGGAGCGAAAGCCAATATCAACATCAAAGCAGAAGGTGACAATGAACATCACAAGATTGAAGCCATCTTTAAAGCTTTTGCGAAAGCGATAAAAGTTGCGGTAAAACGTGATACCGAAAAAATGATTTTGCCTTCAACGAAAGGAATGCTATAA
- the hisH gene encoding imidazole glycerol phosphate synthase subunit HisH, whose product MKIVIINYGAGNIQSILFAIERLGYSAVLTNNPEEIKAADKVIFPGVGEASYAMKMLKESGLDTLIPTLKQPVLGICLGMQLMCKHTQEGDTTGLGIFDVDVIKFTPKVKVPQMGWNQIYNLKSGLFEGITENEYMYLVHSFYAPLCDEAIATTNYEVEYASALENNNFYGTQFHPEKSGDVGEKILGNFLKL is encoded by the coding sequence ATGAAAATAGTTATCATAAATTACGGAGCAGGAAATATTCAAAGTATTCTATTTGCAATAGAAAGATTGGGATATTCTGCTGTGTTAACCAATAATCCAGAAGAAATCAAAGCTGCGGACAAGGTAATTTTTCCGGGTGTAGGAGAGGCGAGTTATGCCATGAAGATGCTAAAGGAAAGTGGATTGGATACTTTAATTCCAACATTAAAACAACCGGTTTTAGGAATTTGTCTGGGCATGCAATTGATGTGCAAACACACACAAGAAGGCGATACTACCGGTTTGGGGATTTTTGACGTGGATGTGATTAAGTTTACACCAAAAGTAAAAGTGCCACAAATGGGGTGGAACCAGATTTATAATTTGAAATCGGGGCTTTTTGAAGGAATTACCGAAAACGAATACATGTATTTGGTACACAGTTTTTACGCACCGCTTTGTGACGAAGCCATTGCAACAACTAATTATGAAGTAGAATACGCTTCGGCATTAGAAAATAATAATTTCTATGGAACCCAATTTCACCCTGAAAAAAGTGGTGATGTAGGGGAGAAAATTTTAGGGAATTTTTTAAAATTATAA
- the hisA gene encoding 1-(5-phosphoribosyl)-5-[(5-phosphoribosylamino)methylideneamino]imidazole-4-carboxamide isomerase gives MRIIPAIDIIDGKCVRLSKGDYNTKIIYNENPLEVAKEFEAHGIEYLHLVDLDGAKSSKIVNYKILEQIASQTKLKIDFGGGLKADSDLKIAFESGANQITGGSIAVKNRAIFEKWIAEYGADKIILGADANNEKVAVSGWLEDSNEDLVPFIQDYRSKGIQYVICTDIAKDGMLEGPSFDLYAKILKQAQGLKLIASGGISTFDELPKLAELGCEGTIIGKAIYEGRISLKQLEEFIIK, from the coding sequence ATGAGAATAATACCAGCCATAGACATCATAGACGGAAAATGTGTTCGTTTGTCTAAAGGAGATTACAATACCAAAATTATATACAACGAAAATCCGCTAGAAGTTGCTAAAGAATTTGAAGCACACGGAATCGAATATTTGCATTTGGTGGATTTAGACGGAGCCAAATCAAGCAAAATTGTAAATTATAAAATATTGGAACAAATTGCTTCACAAACCAAATTGAAAATTGATTTTGGTGGTGGATTAAAAGCGGATTCTGATTTGAAAATTGCTTTCGAAAGTGGAGCTAACCAAATTACAGGAGGAAGTATCGCCGTGAAAAACCGTGCTATTTTCGAAAAATGGATTGCTGAATATGGTGCTGATAAAATTATTTTAGGAGCCGATGCCAATAACGAAAAAGTAGCTGTTTCTGGATGGTTAGAAGATTCTAATGAAGATTTAGTTCCTTTTATTCAGGATTATCGATCTAAAGGAATTCAATACGTAATTTGTACTGATATTGCTAAAGACGGAATGCTGGAAGGACCAAGTTTTGATTTGTATGCCAAAATTTTAAAACAAGCACAAGGTTTAAAATTAATTGCTTCAGGAGGAATTTCTACTTTTGATGAATTGCCTAAATTAGCCGAATTAGGTTGCGAAGGAACTATAATTGGAAAAGCAATTTACGAAGGAAGAATTAGTTTGAAGCAACTAGAAGAATTCATAATAAAATAG
- the hisF gene encoding imidazole glycerol phosphate synthase subunit HisF, whose amino-acid sequence MLTKRIIPCLDIKNGRTVKGVNFVDLRDAGDPVELAKIYSDEGADELVFLDISATEERRRTLVDLVRKVASTINIPFTVGGGISAVSDVEVLLQNGADKVSINSSAVKNPQLINDLAQKFGSQCVVVAIDAKQIDGQWIVHLVGGKVPTELNLFDWAQEVEQRGAGEILFTSMDNDGTKNGFANEALAKLSSLVNIPIIASGGAGNIQHFVDSFAKGKADAALAASVFHFKEIEIKTLKNELKNNNIEVRI is encoded by the coding sequence ATGCTTACAAAAAGAATAATCCCTTGTCTCGATATTAAAAACGGAAGAACCGTAAAAGGTGTTAATTTCGTAGATTTGCGTGATGCAGGAGATCCGGTGGAATTAGCTAAAATTTATTCGGATGAAGGCGCGGATGAATTGGTTTTTTTAGATATTTCGGCAACTGAGGAAAGAAGACGAACTTTAGTCGATTTGGTTCGAAAAGTAGCTTCAACTATTAATATTCCATTTACTGTAGGTGGTGGAATCTCGGCAGTTTCTGATGTTGAAGTCTTGTTGCAAAATGGAGCCGACAAAGTTTCAATTAATTCATCAGCGGTAAAAAATCCGCAGTTGATTAATGATTTGGCTCAGAAATTTGGAAGTCAATGTGTCGTGGTAGCAATTGATGCGAAGCAAATTGACGGACAATGGATTGTTCATTTAGTAGGTGGAAAAGTACCTACCGAATTGAATCTTTTTGACTGGGCACAAGAAGTAGAACAAAGAGGCGCAGGAGAAATCCTTTTTACCTCAATGGATAATGACGGAACTAAAAACGGATTTGCTAATGAAGCTTTAGCTAAATTGTCAAGTTTAGTCAATATCCCTATTATAGCTTCGGGTGGAGCCGGAAACATTCAGCACTTTGTGGATAGTTTTGCTAAAGGAAAAGCCGATGCAGCATTGGCAGCAAGTGTTTTTCATTTCAAGGAAATTGAAATCAAAACTTTGAAAAACGAATTAAAAAATAATAATATTGAGGTTAGAATTTAG
- the hisIE gene encoding bifunctional phosphoribosyl-AMP cyclohydrolase/phosphoribosyl-ATP diphosphatase HisIE, producing MEIDFSKSAHGLIPAIIQDSETKNVLMLGYMNDEAYQKTIETGKVTFFSRSKQRLWTKGEESGHFLNLVDIKNDCDGDTLLIQAVPVGPTCHTGADTCWQTPNESSYGFISKLEDTIQIRREKADSEQSYVASLFAKGINKIAQKVGEEAVEVVIEAKDSNDNLFLDESADLLFHYLILLQAKGYKLNDVIDVLKSRQK from the coding sequence ATGGAAATAGATTTTTCAAAAAGTGCACACGGATTAATTCCGGCCATTATTCAAGATAGCGAAACCAAAAACGTTTTGATGCTGGGTTACATGAACGACGAGGCTTATCAAAAAACAATTGAAACAGGAAAAGTAACTTTTTTCAGTCGTTCTAAGCAACGCCTTTGGACTAAAGGAGAAGAAAGTGGTCACTTTTTAAATTTGGTTGATATCAAAAATGATTGTGATGGCGATACTCTTTTGATTCAGGCTGTTCCGGTAGGACCAACTTGTCACACCGGTGCTGATACTTGCTGGCAAACTCCTAACGAGAGTAGTTATGGTTTTATTTCGAAATTGGAAGACACCATACAAATTCGAAGAGAAAAAGCCGATTCAGAACAAAGTTATGTGGCTTCTCTTTTTGCAAAAGGAATCAACAAAATTGCTCAAAAAGTAGGTGAAGAGGCGGTAGAAGTAGTCATTGAAGCTAAAGACTCTAACGATAATTTATTTTTGGATGAAAGTGCCGATTTATTATTCCATTATTTGATTTTGT